Proteins encoded in a region of the Petroclostridium xylanilyticum genome:
- a CDS encoding S-layer homology domain-containing protein, translated as MKKFIAAFIIFSCIMNFTTVFATPPGFSGGVSNEYEYEEIVFLTGEPVKFVGKLIMTENEKDDQKTVTYRLNLRPEDKTVSARLDRMITYVTSYTKRNDKGQTIADTSVSRYSETLQMGADRYQLADFQFSKSDVIDNRPAANFYSGNIKGRKYYTINRDQGKVIVDISGGDVGYQNFWGNTETQMLDCVITYDRQVDANRADENTNGSEVENISWQGTVKIQVSDSTTKVLKYADNEANFSSFNGGYIRVTNREMVSKYDYNLPKMNEADAGYSLSKIEIAAPDKTKRNEDIIMISKSMVPKLERLVVPKFRDTAGHWAQGYIEKLYSLDVFDENSQFFTPEIPMTRQEFTKGIIKACNIRPTVEEKKKPIVRKRNQPKEESPFVDVAVEDPDYEYIKDALNKGIIKGKTKDLFRPGEPLTRAQAITILIRALGFENKAPTPGYYTSFSDDREIPNWARDSIYVAGELGLIYGDEYNNINPNKVMSRAEASAMLVRFLEFLERDLQRDYRENIIYFN; from the coding sequence GTGAAAAAATTTATTGCAGCTTTTATCATCTTCAGCTGCATAATGAACTTTACAACTGTATTTGCAACTCCCCCTGGATTTTCAGGCGGAGTCAGTAACGAATATGAATATGAGGAAATCGTATTTCTAACCGGAGAACCTGTAAAATTCGTGGGAAAGCTTATTATGACAGAAAATGAAAAAGATGATCAGAAAACTGTAACCTACAGGCTCAATCTCAGGCCTGAGGATAAGACCGTATCTGCAAGGCTGGACAGGATGATAACCTATGTAACCAGCTATACAAAGAGGAATGACAAAGGACAAACTATCGCAGATACCAGTGTAAGCAGGTACTCTGAAACCCTTCAGATGGGGGCGGACAGATATCAGCTGGCAGATTTCCAGTTTTCAAAATCGGATGTCATAGACAACCGGCCAGCGGCTAACTTTTACTCAGGAAACATAAAGGGAAGAAAATACTATACCATCAACAGGGACCAGGGAAAGGTCATCGTAGATATCTCAGGAGGGGATGTAGGATATCAAAACTTCTGGGGGAATACCGAAACACAAATGCTTGACTGCGTTATCACTTATGACAGGCAGGTGGATGCGAATAGAGCCGATGAAAATACCAATGGTTCCGAGGTTGAAAACATATCGTGGCAAGGTACTGTTAAAATCCAGGTTTCGGATAGTACTACCAAGGTTTTAAAATATGCAGATAATGAAGCCAATTTTTCAAGCTTCAATGGAGGGTATATCAGGGTTACAAACCGGGAGATGGTATCCAAGTATGATTATAACCTTCCCAAAATGAATGAAGCCGATGCCGGATACAGCCTGAGTAAAATAGAAATTGCGGCTCCTGACAAAACAAAACGCAATGAAGATATTATAATGATTTCAAAAAGCATGGTGCCCAAGCTGGAAAGACTGGTTGTACCCAAGTTTAGAGATACAGCAGGACACTGGGCGCAGGGCTATATTGAAAAGCTGTACTCCTTGGACGTATTTGATGAAAATTCCCAGTTTTTCACCCCGGAGATTCCAATGACCCGCCAGGAGTTTACCAAAGGAATTATAAAGGCCTGCAACATAAGGCCCACGGTAGAAGAGAAAAAGAAACCCATCGTCAGGAAGAGAAACCAGCCAAAAGAGGAGTCGCCTTTTGTTGATGTAGCAGTTGAAGACCCGGACTATGAATATATAAAAGATGCTTTAAATAAAGGAATTATAAAAGGTAAAACGAAAGATTTATTCAGACCCGGTGAACCGTTAACACGGGCACAGGCTATCACAATATTAATAAGGGCACTGGGATTCGAAAACAAAGCTCCCACTCCCGGCTACTATACCTCCTTTAGCGATGACCGGGAGATTCCTAACTGGGCAAGAGACAGCATATATGTGGCCGGAGAATTGGGACTGATATACGGAGATGAATATAACAATATCAACCCCAACAAGGTCATGTCCCGCGCAGAAGCGTCAGCAATGCTGGTACGCTTTTTGGAGTTCCTGGAAAGGGACTTGCAGAGGGATTACAGGGAGAATATAATATACTTCAATTAG